Proteins encoded within one genomic window of Nostoc sp. UHCC 0870:
- the cas10 gene encoding type III-B CRISPR-associated protein Cas10/Cmr2: MNVYHRKLYAFLRAIEKIDWLKVDLNYIYNNLACLQPYLADLQKWWESQNGEQAVRISSSSDRVSLNYVPKQGNEKDIFVCHAISGERQEITVSAFANPLDISRIAQEEDAEKVFWWFWRYFPELLSRQDARNALLIPTHRILPDCPLHGYQSTVSALTGAIFSDEKESNSENKSPYLLLFTFSPIQEFIKSSRKFLDFWAGSFLLHYFSALLCFEAAKKYGPDAVITPSLWSQEIIDALIIENFSELPEIQEIFKNPCKDIQIDPASNFNTPQSQSLSTAGFPNVITILVPNQQKAVDLGKHLEKILKDTWLNMSRDVRSSVKERVRDLVKNQQELQKTWKIIAREFIQVIDEQELSKIWNLITDEFVQGKNEAELEQAWLEMEISPDKLTKMKKSLEIKKTLQDFYQGGNWEWNQLWDVQINNTWETYFVAVPLGSPEQPLEIEQGNDQLQAWINSQNQIAQPIIDLPSPAEEPAYEKFNVGSWWGSLQARLGNAIQAIKNTRAWQIPVAPGERSTLSGQYSALYPRFNYQKFQNGFGVPSESLRLFWRVMALAYLNLFNGSEKLNAIELTKRMAWKYGGVAQSLGINLSDADDDYEGLIRFPNLCSIAAAHFTTHNPTEVERYWQDLEKEFKQHPQFQNQESKYREFRKLTRRPFQVKRADEALRRDTSYQKGYNGVMFSSKWLADDMGLENSGTSALRSIVDTVQKRHFGDSSPADWWVLVLGDGDGMGGYVNGRKLKKYEDYIIDSLVDENHIRNPGWEELLKNTRKRMGPATHVGLNRALLDFSNRLVPYIAEQRCCGRVIYSGGDDVMVALPLADLPKFLRSLRAAWCGSKDPEDEFRSMGGYWQWNEESPKPADIPSRPLFTMGKEATMSLGVVIAHKSVPLPTVLEQLWSAEKDKAKKLLGGGIGNKIIPNKDGLCFQIIYGSGNTLEALMKGHLLESWWQFIQVSQNYEQVDFSPILYRLAEELPRHADVTENDKLFRQVAEVVFQSRNQEVPEDVKNALLTWLDEWEEWAFCIGRSTENQDKALGNTPEDMSMLLKFTAFLMSRRQVESNWI, translated from the coding sequence ATGAATGTTTATCATCGAAAACTCTATGCGTTCCTACGAGCAATAGAAAAAATTGATTGGCTGAAGGTAGATTTGAATTATATTTACAATAATTTAGCTTGTTTGCAACCGTATTTAGCAGATTTACAGAAATGGTGGGAAAGCCAAAATGGTGAACAAGCAGTACGTATCAGCAGTTCTTCGGATCGTGTTAGCCTAAATTACGTACCAAAGCAAGGTAATGAAAAAGACATTTTTGTTTGTCATGCCATTAGTGGAGAACGACAAGAAATTACAGTTTCAGCCTTTGCTAATCCCTTAGATATTAGTAGAATTGCGCAAGAAGAAGACGCAGAGAAAGTATTCTGGTGGTTTTGGCGATACTTCCCCGAACTGTTGTCTCGTCAAGATGCAAGAAATGCTCTTTTGATTCCCACACACCGGATTTTACCTGATTGTCCATTGCACGGTTATCAAAGCACAGTCTCCGCGTTAACTGGAGCAATATTCTCTGATGAAAAGGAATCAAATTCCGAGAATAAATCTCCCTATTTACTCTTATTTACCTTTTCTCCTATCCAAGAATTTATTAAGTCATCACGTAAATTTCTTGATTTTTGGGCGGGGTCATTTTTACTTCATTACTTCAGTGCATTACTTTGCTTTGAAGCAGCCAAAAAATACGGGCCAGATGCAGTCATTACTCCTTCATTGTGGAGTCAGGAAATTATTGATGCTTTGATAATTGAAAATTTTAGTGAATTGCCAGAGATTCAAGAAATATTTAAAAATCCCTGTAAAGACATACAAATTGACCCAGCAAGTAATTTTAACACTCCTCAATCTCAAAGTTTAAGTACAGCAGGTTTTCCCAATGTAATTACTATTCTCGTGCCTAATCAACAAAAAGCGGTAGATTTGGGGAAACATTTAGAAAAAATTCTAAAAGATACTTGGTTAAACATGAGTCGTGATGTCAGGAGTTCTGTCAAAGAAAGAGTGAGAGATTTGGTTAAAAATCAGCAAGAGTTACAAAAAACTTGGAAAATAATTGCTAGAGAGTTTATCCAAGTTATCGATGAACAAGAATTATCAAAAATTTGGAATTTAATTACTGACGAATTTGTGCAAGGTAAGAATGAAGCAGAATTAGAACAAGCTTGGCTAGAAATGGAGATAAGTCCAGATAAACTTACCAAGATGAAAAAAAGTCTAGAGATTAAAAAAACTCTCCAAGATTTTTATCAAGGAGGTAATTGGGAGTGGAATCAACTTTGGGATGTACAGATTAATAACACATGGGAAACTTATTTTGTGGCAGTTCCGTTAGGTTCTCCTGAACAACCCCTAGAAATTGAGCAAGGAAATGATCAATTACAAGCATGGATAAATTCACAAAACCAGATAGCACAACCAATTATTGATTTACCATCTCCTGCGGAAGAACCTGCATACGAAAAATTTAATGTAGGTTCGTGGTGGGGAAGTCTACAAGCACGTCTTGGTAATGCGATTCAGGCAATTAAAAATACCCGTGCTTGGCAAATACCCGTTGCCCCTGGCGAACGTTCTACACTTTCTGGTCAATATAGTGCGTTATATCCGCGCTTTAATTATCAAAAATTCCAAAATGGGTTCGGTGTACCTTCGGAATCACTACGCTTATTTTGGCGAGTTATGGCACTTGCTTATCTAAATTTATTCAATGGTTCTGAAAAATTAAACGCTATTGAATTAACTAAGCGTATGGCTTGGAAATATGGGGGTGTAGCACAATCTTTAGGAATTAATTTGAGTGATGCTGATGATGACTATGAAGGATTAATTCGCTTTCCTAATCTTTGTTCTATTGCTGCTGCACATTTTACCACTCACAATCCGACAGAAGTCGAAAGATATTGGCAAGATTTAGAAAAGGAATTTAAACAACATCCCCAATTCCAAAATCAAGAAAGTAAGTACCGAGAATTTAGAAAACTTACCCGTCGTCCTTTTCAAGTCAAACGTGCAGATGAGGCTTTGAGAAGAGATACTAGTTATCAAAAAGGTTACAACGGTGTAATGTTTTCTAGCAAATGGCTTGCAGATGACATGGGATTAGAAAATTCAGGAACATCTGCGTTACGTAGCATTGTTGATACAGTTCAAAAAAGACACTTTGGTGATAGCAGCCCTGCTGACTGGTGGGTGTTGGTACTAGGTGATGGTGATGGGATGGGCGGTTATGTTAATGGACGTAAGCTCAAAAAATACGAAGATTATATTATCGATAGCTTAGTTGATGAAAATCATATCAGAAATCCGGGATGGGAGGAATTATTAAAAAATACACGCAAAAGAATGGGGCCTGCTACTCACGTTGGACTCAACCGAGCATTGCTGGATTTTTCTAACCGCTTAGTTCCTTATATTGCTGAACAGCGTTGTTGTGGACGGGTAATTTATAGTGGTGGAGATGATGTAATGGTAGCATTACCATTAGCTGATTTACCTAAATTTTTGCGTTCATTACGTGCTGCTTGGTGCGGTAGTAAAGACCCTGAAGATGAATTTAGGAGTATGGGTGGTTATTGGCAATGGAATGAAGAAAGCCCAAAACCAGCCGATATTCCATCTCGTCCGTTATTTACTATGGGTAAAGAAGCAACGATGAGTTTAGGAGTAGTCATTGCTCACAAGAGTGTTCCTTTACCAACAGTTTTAGAACAGTTATGGTCAGCAGAAAAAGATAAGGCGAAAAAGCTATTGGGTGGAGGTATTGGGAATAAAATAATACCTAATAAAGATGGTCTGTGCTTCCAAATAATTTACGGTTCTGGTAATACTTTAGAAGCCTTAATGAAAGGTCATTTACTTGAAAGTTGGTGGCAATTTATCCAAGTTAGTCAAAATTATGAACAAGTAGATTTTAGTCCAATTTTGTATCGGTTAGCAGAGGAATTACCGCGTCATGCTGATGTTACAGAGAATGATAAATTATTCCGGCAAGTTGCTGAGGTGGTTTTTCAAAGTCGTAATCAAGAAGTTCCTGAAGATGTGAAAAATGCTTTATTAACTTGGTTAGATGAATGGGAAGAGTGGGCTTTTTGTATAGGGAGAAGCACAGAAAATCAAGATAAGGCTTTAGGTAATACTCCAGAAGATATGTCTATGCTGTTAAAATTTACGGCATTTTTGATGTCGCGTCGGCAAGTAGAAAGTAACTGGATTTAA
- a CDS encoding tyrosine-type recombinase/integrase, translating into MKIDGHGKAKVLTPEEIESLFTSGLTTVRDRTLIAVMLYTACRVNEAVTLKIKDVYDSRGRVRPELIFRKGNTKGKLATRTIPVLEDLRPFLEQYKPEKSGDNFLFPGRWGHGHLHSEYASLIFREACLIVDIEGASTHSCRRTALTLMSNAGIPLRVIQEISGHRNLEQLQNYLEVETSQVRGAIAALSMLTPAKTASSELSSLERNHTKSRAE; encoded by the coding sequence GTGAAAATTGACGGACACGGCAAGGCGAAAGTCTTGACCCCAGAAGAAATCGAAAGTTTGTTCACATCCGGGTTGACAACAGTGCGAGATAGAACCCTAATTGCCGTGATGTTGTACACAGCTTGCCGTGTCAATGAAGCAGTCACCCTAAAAATCAAAGATGTTTACGACAGCCGAGGAAGGGTCAGACCGGAGTTAATTTTCCGCAAGGGCAATACTAAGGGAAAACTAGCGACCCGCACGATACCAGTTTTAGAAGACTTAAGACCATTTTTAGAACAGTATAAGCCGGAAAAATCCGGTGACAATTTTTTGTTCCCCGGAAGATGGGGACATGGACACTTGCATTCGGAATATGCCAGCCTGATTTTTCGAGAAGCCTGCCTCATAGTAGACATAGAAGGAGCATCAACACACAGTTGCCGCCGGACTGCATTAACACTGATGAGTAATGCCGGCATTCCCTTGCGTGTCATCCAGGAAATTAGCGGACACCGAAATTTGGAGCAACTGCAAAACTACCTGGAGGTGGAAACGTCCCAGGTCAGGGGTGCGATCGCGGCATTGTCGATGCTGACCCCAGCGAAAACTGCTAGTAGCGAATTGTCCTCCTTAGAGCGTAATCATACGAAGTCTAGGGCGGAGTAA
- a CDS encoding plasmid replication protein, CyRepA1 family: MRKAANCYYPNNLTAAEYHELAFGSAIHPSLIERNFLHIEGQSVYEYLFISRAIPRKNAGRVTDGFLKAYVHLLAGGTWISGLDPLNNWRPMEWGRLKPTNPRIDWLKGKLVKYESPPKTPNRVTYFDISDYVWDLVAKRHNIKRYDSPLALRLQDWLNALIFWEWVIRHPEIPIILCEGEKKAACLLSLGFVALALPGIWNGRVGKQDFDERLHPDLIPLAQPGRKFQILFDYETKLKTRWSVFQATVRTGKAIEAAGCVCEVALLPGTEKGVDDFVVARGDESNKLLTAIANDALSLKDYQQSFLIKHRGLRKYKPDIIVDVQYLTQALLVKEEEDREDWRMEIVDCRLSLNKPLAFKQGKISNLPSNINNKSTIHNLKSQAPVFQAGVNLQSTIGNLQSVDLDAQADQQAQEIIKIPPMPTPADANQNVDPLVEWCKLLTEQSETEQPETEQSETEQSLNRYRRKKSHHQEPKYFVFPRTGLIVLISDMGTGKTELMRRWRDAHPDQRFLNNGHRVNLLKNLAERLKTEMYSDLGYTGMAKATALSITIDSLHKLNTQALTYGCIFIDEACQYLTHLLLSNTCKEHRAAILEVLQYIVYNAPMVVIADAHMDDVTIDFFRVMRPEGEQPVIIQNDWKNGDRTIYWYEGQDSSALVAQIAAALMSGQKIMVVSDSKRFIKKLEKMFSVRVEEAEGQGAGGQGEQLSPCSPTPLRIWSIHSDNSGSEENVAFIKDITNAVKNIDALFTSPSLGTGVDIPDFHFDLVFGVFHGVSQTATECAQQLWRYRPKVPIHVWVAPKPPFGYQTTNPTKIKERLLQTNEITAFLLRIDRETGKRGAEKEWAMDAYCQIKAARHQSLNNLRADLRDLLTQMGNHIISVGDENDALAWSNLKQAADALDTAHHYAVAKANNISKSEYRARQTKDYLSPDEIVECEKFRIHDAYGMEVTPGLVEKDDGGRLITAIASLESILSPPDETIIDSNTGKQYPVPPAFVTSKDRAERDKLPFCMDWGNYSAKWLARFNLGLHHILQRLVAGEDITASDPHLYNMTAIAVDCAAHIKAILGFTIPPDCQPIWLLATLLEQLGLKLTYRKQGKRGMQVKFFSLSKAELEFAQKVIAHRQQQRNSYAQMQSDSSVDAVSPPVFTPPHNGIGNSHCEGADTTPDLVANCVEMLRSGIAKGVSAIKGILKRWSTDLRWQTVLELEAIAPDQMRNLEQSLPDFYQWLSEDVLPMEG, from the coding sequence TTGCGAAAAGCAGCGAATTGTTATTACCCCAACAATCTGACGGCGGCAGAGTATCATGAGCTAGCCTTTGGGAGTGCGATTCATCCCTCGCTCATCGAACGTAACTTCTTGCATATTGAAGGACAGTCAGTTTACGAGTATCTATTCATCTCAAGAGCCATCCCCCGAAAAAATGCCGGTCGAGTCACAGACGGGTTTTTGAAGGCTTATGTGCATTTACTGGCGGGAGGAACGTGGATATCGGGACTAGACCCCCTCAACAACTGGCGACCAATGGAGTGGGGAAGACTCAAACCCACTAATCCCCGCATTGACTGGCTTAAAGGTAAGCTTGTTAAGTACGAGTCTCCACCCAAAACTCCAAACCGAGTCACTTACTTTGATATCTCCGACTATGTTTGGGATTTGGTAGCGAAACGCCATAACATTAAGCGATATGATTCACCTTTAGCACTGCGTTTGCAAGATTGGCTTAACGCACTGATATTCTGGGAATGGGTAATAAGACACCCCGAAATCCCGATTATACTTTGCGAAGGTGAGAAAAAAGCAGCCTGTTTACTGAGTTTGGGATTTGTAGCTCTAGCACTACCTGGAATTTGGAACGGGCGAGTGGGGAAACAGGATTTTGATGAGAGACTACATCCAGACTTAATACCACTAGCGCAACCGGGGCGGAAATTCCAAATTCTCTTTGACTATGAAACCAAACTGAAAACTCGCTGGTCAGTTTTTCAAGCTACAGTTCGCACAGGCAAAGCGATTGAAGCGGCTGGTTGTGTGTGTGAGGTAGCATTGTTGCCAGGGACAGAAAAAGGCGTGGATGATTTCGTCGTCGCACGAGGAGATGAGTCCAACAAATTACTGACAGCGATCGCCAACGATGCCTTATCACTGAAAGATTACCAACAATCGTTTCTCATCAAGCACCGGGGGCTAAGAAAGTATAAACCAGATATCATAGTCGATGTTCAATATTTGACTCAAGCACTGCTCGTCAAAGAAGAAGAAGACCGAGAAGATTGGAGAATGGAGATTGTAGATTGTAGATTGAGTTTGAACAAGCCTCTAGCTTTCAAGCAGGGGAAAATCTCCAATCTACCCTCTAATATCAACAATAAATCTACAATCCACAATCTTAAATCTCAAGCTCCTGTATTTCAAGCAGGAGTCAATCTACAATCGACAATCGGCAATCTGCAATCCGTTGACCTAGACGCACAAGCCGACCAACAAGCACAGGAGATCATCAAAATTCCTCCTATGCCAACTCCCGCCGATGCTAACCAAAACGTTGATCCCCTAGTGGAATGGTGTAAACTCCTTACTGAGCAATCTGAAACCGAACAACCTGAAACTGAGCAATCTGAAACTGAGCAATCATTGAACAGATACAGGCGCAAAAAGTCCCATCATCAAGAACCCAAATATTTCGTATTTCCCCGTACTGGTTTAATTGTACTAATCAGCGACATGGGAACTGGTAAGACCGAACTCATGCGGCGATGGCGTGACGCTCATCCAGATCAAAGATTTCTTAACAATGGGCATCGTGTTAACTTACTCAAAAATTTAGCAGAACGTCTCAAAACCGAGATGTATTCTGACCTTGGTTACACAGGAATGGCCAAAGCTACAGCATTGTCCATTACTATAGATAGCTTACATAAGCTCAACACCCAAGCGTTAACTTACGGCTGCATATTTATAGATGAGGCCTGCCAATACCTCACGCACCTGTTACTCAGTAACACCTGCAAAGAACATCGCGCCGCCATTTTGGAAGTATTACAATATATTGTCTACAATGCGCCAATGGTCGTGATTGCTGATGCTCACATGGATGATGTCACCATCGACTTCTTTCGTGTCATGCGTCCCGAAGGTGAACAACCAGTCATTATCCAGAATGATTGGAAGAACGGAGATCGCACTATTTACTGGTATGAAGGTCAGGATTCATCAGCGTTGGTTGCTCAAATCGCCGCCGCACTCATGTCCGGGCAGAAAATTATGGTTGTGTCCGACTCGAAACGATTTATTAAGAAACTTGAAAAGATGTTTAGTGTGCGGGTTGAAGAGGCAGAGGGGCAGGGGGCGGGGGGACAAGGGGAACAACTTTCTCCCTGCTCCCCTACACCCCTAAGAATTTGGTCAATTCATTCCGATAATTCTGGTAGTGAAGAAAACGTAGCGTTTATCAAAGACATCACCAACGCCGTTAAGAATATAGATGCTTTGTTCACCTCTCCTTCCTTGGGAACTGGTGTAGACATTCCCGACTTTCATTTTGATTTAGTGTTTGGCGTATTTCATGGAGTTTCGCAAACTGCTACCGAATGCGCTCAACAGCTGTGGCGTTATCGTCCGAAAGTACCCATTCATGTTTGGGTAGCCCCCAAACCTCCCTTTGGTTATCAAACTACCAACCCCACTAAAATCAAAGAAAGGTTATTGCAAACCAACGAAATCACCGCTTTTTTACTGCGAATTGACCGAGAAACTGGAAAGCGAGGTGCTGAAAAAGAATGGGCAATGGATGCTTATTGTCAAATTAAAGCGGCACGTCATCAATCCCTAAATAATCTCCGTGCTGATTTGCGTGACTTATTAACCCAAATGGGCAATCACATTATAAGTGTGGGTGATGAGAATGATGCTCTGGCTTGGTCAAATTTGAAACAAGCGGCAGATGCTCTAGACACTGCTCATCATTATGCCGTCGCCAAAGCTAACAATATCTCCAAAAGTGAATATCGCGCAAGGCAAACTAAAGACTATCTTTCACCTGACGAAATTGTGGAGTGTGAAAAATTCCGTATTCATGATGCTTACGGTATGGAAGTTACTCCAGGACTGGTTGAGAAAGATGACGGCGGTAGATTAATTACAGCGATCGCATCACTGGAATCTATTCTCTCACCACCAGATGAAACAATCATTGACTCCAATACTGGTAAACAGTACCCCGTTCCCCCAGCATTTGTCACCAGCAAAGACCGCGCGGAACGAGACAAACTACCGTTTTGTATGGACTGGGGGAATTATTCTGCCAAGTGGTTAGCACGGTTTAACCTGGGGCTGCATCACATCTTACAAAGATTAGTCGCCGGGGAGGACATTACAGCTTCTGACCCACATCTATATAATATGACGGCGATCGCAGTTGATTGTGCGGCTCATATTAAAGCAATTCTTGGGTTTACTATCCCACCCGATTGTCAACCCATTTGGTTACTGGCTACCCTGCTCGAACAATTGGGACTGAAGCTAACTTATCGTAAGCAAGGCAAGCGTGGAATGCAGGTGAAATTTTTCTCACTCTCAAAGGCAGAATTGGAATTTGCCCAAAAAGTCATCGCCCATCGTCAACAACAACGTAACTCTTACGCCCAAATGCAGTCTGATTCTAGCGTTGATGCTGTTTCACCCCCCGTATTCACCCCCCCCCATAATGGTATAGGGAACTCCCATTGTGAGGGGGCGGATACTACGCCTGATTTGGTGGCTAATTGCGTAGAAATGCTTCGTTCTGGGATTGCCAAAGGGGTCTCAGCAATCAAAGGTATCCTCAAACGATGGTCTACTGATTTGCGTTGGCAGACTGTGCTAGAACTTGAAGCGATCGCACCAGATCAAATGCGTAATCTTGAGCAATCTTTGCCTGATTTTTATCAATGGCTGTCTGAGGATGTGTTGCCGATGGAGGGATAA
- a CDS encoding NB-ARC domain-containing protein, which produces MDFQEAIAYLDQLVFVKQGRWLEQPEKIVLESAWLDQSYEDVVKNGVYDINLLQRRVAPKLWLLLTGILGNGEKVTKKRLRGIVEKEILSFKSQKLEPISNNAPVSLPVLKGVLPEIPNFYGRTPEMSMLKESLAQERCVVLTGVAGVGKSALAAKLVEAILLGSFEFNKIIWKSISYGPLLPELVGDLIKSMNDSSESDIPESTQARVSMLFSQIQNSRCLVVLDSAESILQGNREIDLNQYGKKYEEYGGLFKRLVEEKHMSCFLIITREPFIDISRLYRKGEAARTIKLEGLGKEAWQIFRNYRLKNKEKWGDLIATYRGNPLSLNVLAQKIKNFFGHSVDEFLKFNTVLIADILEDDLDELFKDNGRLTSLEKQILLFIAEEIRSSSSHGFTFNQLAIKIKDKYHNVTSTSSILDALEALVERSLIEEKVNDNSEMVFGLQPLVIKYIINYYSKKSLKCA; this is translated from the coding sequence ATGGATTTTCAAGAAGCTATTGCTTATCTAGACCAGTTAGTGTTTGTCAAACAAGGTAGATGGTTGGAGCAACCAGAAAAAATTGTTCTTGAGTCTGCTTGGCTAGATCAAAGTTATGAGGATGTAGTAAAAAATGGTGTTTACGACATTAATCTTTTGCAACGACGCGTAGCACCCAAGTTATGGTTATTACTGACCGGAATATTAGGGAATGGAGAAAAAGTTACAAAAAAACGCCTACGTGGAATTGTAGAAAAAGAAATACTTAGCTTCAAAAGTCAAAAATTAGAGCCTATTTCAAATAACGCTCCTGTTAGTTTACCTGTTCTTAAGGGAGTTCTACCCGAAATACCTAATTTTTATGGAAGAACTCCTGAAATGTCCATGTTAAAAGAATCATTAGCTCAAGAGCGATGTGTAGTTCTTACCGGAGTTGCAGGGGTTGGTAAAAGTGCCTTGGCAGCTAAATTAGTAGAAGCAATACTTTTGGGTTCATTTGAATTTAATAAAATAATTTGGAAATCTATCTCTTATGGGCCATTACTTCCAGAGTTAGTTGGTGATCTGATTAAAAGCATGAATGATTCATCAGAATCAGACATACCTGAATCTACCCAAGCCAGAGTCTCAATGCTGTTCAGTCAAATACAAAATTCTCGTTGTTTAGTAGTGTTAGATTCAGCAGAGTCAATACTACAAGGAAATAGAGAAATTGACTTGAATCAGTATGGTAAAAAATATGAAGAATATGGAGGTTTATTTAAAAGATTAGTAGAAGAAAAACATATGTCTTGTTTCTTAATAATTACCAGAGAACCTTTTATTGATATTAGTCGCTTATATAGAAAAGGAGAAGCAGCAAGAACGATAAAATTAGAGGGTTTAGGAAAAGAAGCTTGGCAAATTTTTCGGAATTATAGATTAAAAAATAAAGAAAAGTGGGGAGATTTAATCGCTACGTATCGTGGTAATCCTTTATCGTTAAATGTGTTAGCTCAAAAAATTAAAAATTTTTTTGGTCATAGCGTAGATGAATTTTTGAAGTTTAACACAGTATTAATAGCAGATATTCTTGAAGATGATTTAGACGAATTATTTAAAGATAATGGTCGTTTAACTAGCCTAGAGAAACAAATATTATTGTTTATAGCTGAGGAAATTAGGAGTTCTTCTAGTCATGGGTTTACGTTTAACCAATTAGCAATAAAAATTAAGGATAAATACCATAATGTAACATCTACATCGTCAATACTTGATGCTCTAGAGGCTTTGGTAGAACGCTCTTTAATTGAAGAAAAAGTAAATGATAATTCAGAGATGGTCTTTGGTCTTCAGCCTTTAGTCATCAAGTATATAATTAATTACTATTCTAAAAAATCTTTAAAATGTGCCTAA
- a CDS encoding serine/threonine-protein kinase, producing the protein MAYCINPNCEHRQNPDDAQKCLNCGTELLIDQRFRLIKPLRPLDFRHKTEIFEVEENGNRKVMKVLKSSDSKAIELLERETLTLQLFDHPGIPRVVDDLFSMTPNNSTLKLHCLVMQKIEGQNLEKWIEENGRISQEVAINWLKQLVEIIDEVHRTGYFHRDIKPSNIIVQPNGQLTLIDFGGVREVTNTYLAKVSGVGGNDIGLGGRYEITVLYSAYYAPLEQINGQAVPQSDFYALGRTFAYLVTGIPLGNLPTDQETTRLIWRKKAPQIEKPLADLLDDMMSPAPGKRPAAAKFILQRLENLPFKLTVNRIVHSHPFRVGLLLTVLLGGFGIYKVINLGLSTYYFSQASRYVEQPKIAKKYYELAIKHNPEDVVAYNNLALACQQIRDDDCAIKNYQKTLNLQSNYWIAHYNLGNFYELQKKYELAEEEYKLAIKVSNNEAINAVSNLARLNNIKGEYEEAVELSLQGLKETKNPEWQAGLYKNLGWARFKQKRYREAQEYLQKSVKLDSTRIDAYCLLGQTQEALNEMQEARLSWELCMLGVEGSGLPEVIKWRQQLLDRLLKNN; encoded by the coding sequence GTGGCTTACTGTATTAATCCTAATTGTGAACATCGTCAAAATCCAGACGATGCCCAAAAGTGTCTCAATTGTGGAACAGAATTACTAATTGACCAGCGATTTCGGCTAATAAAACCATTGCGTCCTTTAGATTTTCGTCATAAGACGGAAATTTTTGAAGTAGAAGAGAATGGTAATCGCAAGGTAATGAAAGTTTTAAAATCGTCAGATTCTAAAGCAATTGAATTACTGGAGCGAGAAACACTGACCCTACAATTATTTGATCATCCAGGGATTCCTAGAGTAGTGGATGATTTATTTAGTATGACACCCAACAATAGCACTCTAAAACTGCATTGTTTAGTGATGCAGAAAATAGAGGGTCAGAATTTAGAGAAATGGATAGAAGAAAACGGAAGAATCTCTCAAGAAGTAGCAATAAACTGGCTGAAGCAGTTAGTAGAAATTATTGATGAAGTGCATAGAACAGGGTACTTTCATAGAGATATTAAACCTTCTAATATAATTGTGCAACCTAATGGACAGTTGACTCTGATTGACTTTGGTGGGGTAAGAGAAGTAACTAACACTTATCTAGCAAAAGTCAGTGGAGTTGGGGGAAATGATATAGGACTGGGTGGAAGATATGAAATTACAGTGCTTTACAGTGCTTATTACGCGCCTCTAGAGCAAATAAATGGACAAGCAGTACCACAGTCAGATTTTTATGCTTTGGGGAGAACCTTTGCATATTTGGTAACAGGGATTCCGTTAGGTAATTTGCCAACAGATCAAGAAACAACAAGGTTGATATGGCGCAAAAAAGCTCCACAGATTGAAAAGCCTTTAGCTGATTTATTGGATGATATGATGTCTCCTGCGCCTGGTAAACGTCCGGCAGCAGCAAAGTTCATCTTGCAAAGATTAGAAAATTTACCATTTAAATTGACAGTAAATAGAATAGTCCACTCTCATCCATTTAGAGTTGGATTGTTATTAACTGTCTTATTAGGAGGATTTGGGATTTATAAGGTAATTAATTTAGGTTTATCTACTTATTATTTTAGTCAAGCGTCAAGGTATGTAGAGCAGCCTAAAATAGCTAAGAAATATTATGAATTAGCAATAAAACATAATCCTGAAGATGTGGTTGCGTACAATAATTTAGCATTAGCTTGTCAGCAGATAAGAGATGATGATTGTGCAATTAAAAATTATCAGAAAACTTTGAATCTTCAAAGCAATTATTGGATAGCACATTATAATTTAGGTAATTTTTATGAACTTCAGAAAAAATACGAACTGGCAGAAGAAGAATATAAATTAGCAATTAAAGTTAGTAATAATGAAGCAATAAATGCTGTGAGTAATTTAGCCAGATTGAATAATATAAAAGGAGAATATGAGGAAGCAGTAGAACTGAGTCTCCAAGGGCTAAAAGAAACTAAAAATCCTGAGTGGCAAGCAGGGTTATATAAAAACCTGGGCTGGGCAAGATTCAAGCAAAAACGCTATAGAGAGGCTCAAGAATATTTGCAGAAATCCGTGAAATTAGATTCAACAAGAATAGATGCTTACTGTTTATTAGGACAAACACAAGAAGCACTGAATGAAATGCAAGAAGCCAGATTATCATGGGAGCTTTGTATGCTAGGTGTTGAAGGTTCTGGATTGCCAGAAGTGATTAAATGGCGACAACAATTATTAGACAGATTGCTCAAGAATAATTGA